One genomic window of Candidatus Poribacteria bacterium includes the following:
- a CDS encoding asparagine synthetase B, translating into MNTFRTMVKRKIIVNYRNKRTSGCPNLFGKSVLSPTSWGIRKNFTNIRCINNSKIHHAILLILLLFLIGTNIAAAQWLLIPMDIGAQTNHLKAYGLTYWALEVPREYRCYWWLNYRGGAFVLPDSPDVQMRAALMGVSFERMDNAAYRSIKESVLQGSNMDEILLEKAPKIAVYAPSEASPYRDPWDDAVKIALDYAQIPYDVIWDKEVQSGVLETDDYDWLHLHHEDFTGQHGKFHASFSTQVWYQQRMLMFEQAATEAGFRRVPQHKGQTAQMISDYIVNGGFIFAMCSAPETLDIALATRGGAIDIVAPELDGTPIETDAEAHLDFQRTLAFENFKLYTNPYRYEFSDIDNPKPDRDAQSGVEDFKLFEFAAKHDPIPTMLTQNHVSVVPGYLGQTTSFNMDRIRGSVTILGEVEGTNYAKYIHGKLGKGTWTFLGGHDPEDYRHLVGEGKIPTNLDLHKHSPGYRLILNNILFPAARKKPQKT; encoded by the coding sequence ATGAATACGTTTCGGACTATGGTAAAGCGTAAAATTATAGTGAATTATAGAAATAAGCGAACATCTGGATGCCCGAACTTGTTCGGGAAAAGTGTGCTCTCCCCAACAAGTTGGGGCATCCGGAAAAACTTTACCAATATCAGGTGTATAAATAATTCTAAGATCCACCATGCTATACTCCTGATACTCCTATTGTTCCTTATCGGTACAAACATCGCCGCCGCGCAATGGCTGCTGATACCGATGGACATCGGGGCACAGACGAACCATCTGAAGGCTTACGGCTTGACATACTGGGCATTGGAGGTCCCACGGGAGTACCGTTGCTACTGGTGGTTGAACTATCGTGGCGGCGCATTTGTGCTGCCGGACTCCCCGGATGTCCAAATGCGTGCTGCGCTCATGGGAGTCAGCTTTGAACGGATGGACAATGCCGCGTATCGCAGCATCAAGGAATCTGTCCTTCAAGGCAGCAATATGGACGAGATTCTATTGGAAAAGGCTCCGAAGATTGCGGTATACGCACCCTCAGAGGCATCGCCTTATCGGGATCCATGGGACGATGCTGTTAAAATTGCACTGGACTACGCACAGATTCCCTACGATGTCATCTGGGATAAAGAGGTGCAGAGCGGTGTTTTAGAGACAGATGACTATGATTGGCTACATCTGCACCACGAGGACTTCACGGGGCAGCACGGCAAGTTCCACGCCTCGTTTTCGACGCAGGTCTGGTATCAACAACGGATGTTGATGTTTGAGCAAGCCGCTACGGAGGCGGGATTCCGACGCGTCCCACAGCACAAGGGACAGACGGCACAGATGATATCGGACTATATTGTCAACGGTGGGTTCATCTTTGCAATGTGTTCTGCCCCTGAAACCTTGGATATCGCATTGGCAACACGCGGCGGAGCCATCGACATCGTTGCACCTGAATTAGACGGAACACCGATTGAGACAGATGCGGAGGCGCACCTTGATTTTCAGCGGACCTTGGCGTTTGAGAATTTTAAACTCTATACGAATCCGTACCGATACGAATTCTCGGATATAGACAACCCGAAACCTGATAGGGATGCACAGAGCGGTGTTGAGGACTTTAAGCTTTTTGAGTTCGCAGCAAAGCACGATCCGATTCCAACAATGCTCACACAAAATCATGTGAGCGTTGTGCCGGGCTACCTCGGACAGACAACATCGTTTAACATGGATAGGATTCGCGGCTCTGTCACGATTCTCGGAGAGGTGGAAGGCACAAACTACGCAAAATATATTCACGGTAAATTAGGGAAAGGCACTTGGACGTTTCTCGGTGGACACGACCCAGAGGATTATCGTCACCTTGTGGGTGAAGGAAAAATCCCGACGAACCTCGATTTGCACAAACACTCGCCGGGGTATCGGTTAATTTTGAACAATATCCTATTTCCGGCGGCACGTAAGAAACCGCAGAAAACATAA